Proteins encoded within one genomic window of Lysinibacillus sphaericus:
- a CDS encoding DUF3021 domain-containing protein, whose product MKKELLIRILGGYVIGVMIGQFVQLCLSIGLGQGRYIFVLPEFRALFESELAAVVTQMLLTGLIGIVFALAALIFDMAKWGMLKQYTVHFFITALVWIPVVLILWTPKTMINIVSLIASFLGTYVVTWLLQYNLSKRDIEKINGVLLRGEYIDN is encoded by the coding sequence ATGAAAAAAGAATTGCTGATCCGCATATTAGGTGGATACGTCATTGGTGTTATGATTGGACAATTTGTACAGCTTTGTTTATCTATCGGCTTGGGACAAGGAAGGTATATATTCGTTTTACCTGAATTTCGGGCGTTATTTGAAAGTGAGCTAGCAGCTGTTGTTACACAAATGTTGTTAACAGGTTTGATTGGTATTGTTTTTGCCTTGGCTGCATTAATCTTTGATATGGCGAAATGGGGGATGTTGAAACAATATACAGTACATTTTTTTATAACGGCACTAGTATGGATTCCGGTTGTTTTGATATTGTGGACCCCTAAAACGATGATAAATATCGTTTCTTTAATAGCGAGTTTTTTGGGTACTTATGTTGTGACTTGGCTTTTGCAATATAACTTATCAAAACGCGATATTGAAAAAATTAATGGAGTACTTTTAAGAGGTGAGTATATTGACAATTGA
- a CDS encoding LytTR family DNA-binding domain-containing protein, with translation MNVEVSIDPLCREPKIIIYTDKMTTEIEHIMRNIFSTEEDTLPVLSNKGVELIHCEDIIRLYTEQKKVLVQTADNLFTIRLRMYELEAKLNSQMFVRISNAEIVNRKKIKYMDISKTGTIGVFLEGNVKTFASRRYVAKIKKQLGI, from the coding sequence ATGAATGTAGAAGTATCCATTGATCCACTATGTAGAGAACCTAAAATCATTATATACACAGATAAAATGACAACTGAAATCGAGCACATCATGCGGAATATTTTTTCTACTGAGGAAGATACATTACCGGTTTTGTCAAATAAGGGGGTAGAGCTTATTCATTGTGAAGACATTATAAGGTTATATACGGAGCAGAAAAAAGTCCTCGTTCAAACGGCAGATAATCTATTTACGATTCGTTTGCGCATGTATGAACTAGAGGCAAAGTTAAATTCACAAATGTTTGTGCGAATATCAAATGCTGAGATTGTTAATCGGAAGAAAATTAAATACATGGATATAAGTAAAACAGGAACGATTGGTGTTTTCCTAGAAGGCAATGTTAAAACGTTTGCATCAAGGCGCTATGTTGCAAAAATCAAGAAACAATTAGGAATATGA